A single region of the Devosia sp. FJ2-5-3 genome encodes:
- a CDS encoding ATP-binding protein — protein sequence MGAGTDRRHRGIRVRLRRALTLVTSLTLVAAVIAWIGLSVAESRLERHQAQSLSDLGQITSLVGRSVALAAESARISYLPTMVELHEARATLGKKMDDFGALASALPSPPSTGLFGMSDVPSIVRLVHRIDATTQSLFNITAEAIALRDNPGSNSDLVALEAASIERRASATVAMVEVSFVQLTSMIEGLSALVEQAALQRGNELLGLMGAFKVTLIAGALGSLAAGLMVSAFLNREIVLSLVGATEAISRLAGGDSAAELPGHERQDEIGDLARAFKVFKANALERAALVRQVERDAQMRLGILNGLDEGVALFDADGALVAANPRFVALSGLSPELMTPDFKIETILGILGGHRRRASVSSHEHEFPDGRIVELRRGVMPRGDTLVTLVDLTERRDMERRLRQSQQMEALGQLTGGIAHDFNNLLAAVSSNLQLIQDQSELLSPTHQRARRALGAVESGTGMIQRLLLFARRQPLLPEAVDLNRLIEGLIDLIELSIDPAITLQTDLARDLPPVTVDPGQMESAILNLVFNARDAIKGLGTITLTTGRGPAGQIELSVRDTGSGMAPEIAARAFDPFFTTKAFGAGSGLGLSTVFGFIRQSDGHVGIDSVEGQGTVVRIELPPSSGKKPAKRPKKPAKLPAKVPAAGRILIVEDDELLRTTTIDMVQSMGYQAFAASSVDAALEALGRGHFDILFSDIVLNRGGDGRSLAHEARTRHPDLAVLLCTGYGNQASDPTDIPVLQKPYSRADLASMLSAALGRAGQPETGSTAPANV from the coding sequence ATGGGCGCGGGGACGGATCGCCGACATCGCGGCATCAGGGTAAGGCTACGGCGTGCGCTGACTTTGGTCACGTCGCTGACACTGGTCGCCGCGGTCATCGCCTGGATCGGCCTCTCGGTGGCTGAGTCCCGGCTGGAGCGTCACCAGGCGCAGAGCCTGTCGGATCTCGGCCAGATCACATCGCTGGTGGGCCGTAGCGTGGCGCTGGCGGCTGAGTCGGCGCGCATAAGCTATCTGCCGACCATGGTCGAACTGCACGAGGCAAGGGCGACATTAGGCAAGAAGATGGACGACTTCGGCGCGTTGGCCTCGGCACTGCCCAGTCCGCCATCGACGGGCCTATTCGGCATGTCGGACGTTCCTTCCATTGTCCGGCTGGTGCATCGGATCGACGCCACCACGCAAAGCCTCTTCAACATTACCGCCGAGGCCATCGCCCTGCGCGACAATCCCGGAAGCAATTCCGACCTCGTCGCGCTCGAGGCTGCGAGTATCGAGCGGCGCGCCAGCGCCACCGTGGCCATGGTTGAGGTCTCTTTCGTCCAACTCACCAGCATGATCGAGGGGCTATCTGCGCTGGTCGAACAGGCAGCGCTGCAGCGCGGCAATGAATTGCTCGGGCTGATGGGCGCTTTCAAGGTCACGTTGATTGCCGGCGCCCTTGGCAGTCTGGCCGCGGGACTGATGGTTTCAGCATTCCTCAACCGCGAGATCGTGCTTAGTCTTGTCGGCGCTACCGAGGCGATCTCCCGGCTGGCCGGCGGCGACAGCGCCGCAGAGTTGCCCGGCCATGAACGGCAGGACGAGATCGGCGACCTGGCCCGCGCTTTCAAGGTGTTCAAGGCAAATGCGCTCGAACGCGCGGCGCTCGTTCGGCAGGTGGAGCGCGATGCGCAGATGCGCCTGGGCATTCTCAATGGCCTGGACGAGGGCGTGGCCTTGTTTGATGCCGACGGCGCTCTCGTCGCTGCCAATCCCCGCTTCGTGGCCCTGAGCGGGCTCAGTCCCGAACTCATGACACCAGACTTCAAGATAGAAACTATCCTCGGCATCCTTGGCGGACATAGGCGCAGGGCATCAGTCTCCAGTCACGAACATGAATTTCCCGATGGCCGGATCGTCGAACTGCGCCGGGGCGTCATGCCGCGCGGCGATACATTGGTGACGCTTGTCGACCTCACCGAGCGCCGGGACATGGAGCGGCGGCTGCGCCAGAGCCAGCAGATGGAAGCGCTTGGGCAGCTCACCGGCGGAATAGCGCATGATTTCAACAATCTGCTGGCCGCAGTCAGCAGCAATCTGCAATTGATCCAAGACCAGTCTGAGCTTCTGTCGCCAACCCACCAGCGCGCGCGAAGGGCTCTTGGCGCGGTCGAAAGCGGTACGGGCATGATCCAGCGGCTGCTGTTGTTCGCGCGACGCCAGCCCCTCCTTCCCGAAGCGGTGGACCTCAACCGGCTGATCGAAGGGCTGATCGATCTCATCGAACTCAGCATTGACCCTGCCATCACGCTGCAGACCGACCTTGCCCGCGATCTGCCGCCGGTCACGGTCGATCCCGGGCAGATGGAAAGCGCCATTCTCAACCTGGTTTTCAATGCCCGTGACGCCATAAAAGGCCTGGGCACGATTACTCTAACCACCGGCCGCGGCCCTGCGGGACAGATCGAACTGTCAGTGCGGGACACCGGCTCCGGCATGGCGCCCGAGATTGCGGCGCGGGCCTTTGATCCGTTCTTCACCACCAAGGCCTTTGGTGCCGGCAGCGGTCTTGGGCTGTCCACCGTATTTGGCTTCATCCGTCAGTCCGATGGCCATGTTGGCATAGACAGCGTGGAGGGTCAGGGGACGGTAGTGCGCATTGAACTGCCGCCGTCATCCGGCAAGAAACCGGCCAAACGGCCGAAAAAGCCCGCCAAGCTTCCTGCCAAAGTACCGGCTGCAGGCCGGATACTGATCGTCGAGGACGACGAACTTCTTCGGACGACCACGATCGATATGGTGCAGAGCATGGGATATCAGGCATTTGCCGCCAGTTCTGTCGACGCGGCACTTGAAGCCCTGGGCCGCGGGCATTTCGATATCCTGTTCTCCGACATCGTCCTAAACCGCGGCGGTGACGGGCGGTCTCTGGCGCACGAAGCCCGCACCAGACATCCCGATCTGGCGGTGCTGCTCTGCACCGGCTACGGCAATCAGGCGTCGGATCCGACCGATATCCCGGTTCTGCAGAAGCCCTATTCGCGGGCCGATCTGGCCAGCATGCTCAGTGCTGCGCTCGGCCGAGCCGGTCAGCCGGAAACAGGCTCGACCGCGCCGGCAAATGTGTAG
- a CDS encoding PASTA domain-containing protein has translation MSRVINDGPNGWLNLRAARLFWREEEGQRDPEAGNAERNATQLRWMTNPCQGLDRQVFTVWRAPQPEPTMTKVDAANDLDWEPIEFVGLPVDDRWANTRYPLDLQGPVNAPVSPWDAALMRLSANAPPSGWMADAELPAWEEPRPDAYLKSLVEGRILNGIRSMLEADPPPKHFNYSETYEDNLQSQLMPKLLLNGVVAELEGDRPASGTWHPYRVMCMSASADPLAALAFGFGTGFNDDNECIYMVTVLRRDEQTGAEMELADVVRPTRLSTHLPPPAGLSVTRSGFTRPQVTDGPSMDSVRIAWDRAISPETTPWFNEEAPQPVAYAIGRVGPTIGWRKLLLTRREADVRGWLSYVPSAASGDIKSAFQDHILRESFIVPEEPFADPVGAAFTYYVAAQDLYGRWSLWNQVDYTTDTETARAPELVSFTQSDDGAIQVVFSWDWSDRSPAFMQVNVSWADDPDTILASRRLDFNGASTPEPAGDDIAALSHALKPVSWGDGQDKRPGDPGTRFYSWTVPVVETFGPGQSKRVLQAWAFGQKQIHHMRFADWMISPPGPPRQLELYNSRTPGTPAIDPVEAPLWASLPDSMGISHFDLNWHAVEDVAGYHVYEATETALLSALNLSGPDIAQPLTERLRLLRGREIQNHRTSFRRITTTPLAEPRMTVHLPRGSRVMHFFAITAETENHMASHWPAQSDQFAAVAVPRLDIPEPPSLSVSLMEGAVQQARIRVELATGGAGRVELFRVRSVSAAADIDSMGPVLQATNAVDGIAEFVDGAIAPDWSPYYYRAQVWSQRDDQRGIVEARSSSSPMVSVLVPPPPLAAPSDLVGNQAFSVATASLVSWRTEAPRRNTPLGPFKTVLEIRDSDATVRRLRLVQGLPDIPVLDTAALPEPGLAGAPTIFQLSWGGSNQYFAWVERDAGASFHMTARTIDPRGMIASATLEVPPLAPDAEFVTVPAWSTKEEVEQGDDMGAVIFSAESLGLRVTMIFDQERPGFFNEQVISISPPPGSVVTAGSQVTVVINLSQR, from the coding sequence TTGAGCAGGGTCATCAATGACGGGCCCAATGGCTGGCTCAACCTGCGCGCGGCCCGCCTGTTCTGGCGCGAGGAAGAGGGCCAGCGCGATCCGGAGGCCGGCAATGCCGAGCGCAACGCGACGCAATTGCGGTGGATGACCAATCCCTGCCAGGGCCTCGACCGGCAAGTATTCACCGTGTGGCGGGCGCCGCAGCCCGAGCCAACGATGACCAAGGTGGACGCCGCCAACGACCTCGACTGGGAACCGATCGAATTTGTTGGCCTGCCCGTCGACGACAGATGGGCCAATACCCGCTACCCACTGGACCTGCAGGGGCCAGTCAACGCTCCCGTCTCCCCCTGGGACGCGGCCCTGATGCGCCTCAGCGCCAATGCACCGCCATCGGGCTGGATGGCGGATGCCGAGCTACCGGCCTGGGAGGAACCACGACCGGACGCTTACCTGAAGAGCCTGGTTGAGGGACGGATTCTGAACGGCATTCGCTCCATGCTGGAGGCCGATCCGCCGCCGAAACATTTCAACTATTCAGAGACTTACGAGGACAATCTACAAAGCCAGTTGATGCCGAAACTCCTGCTCAATGGCGTTGTCGCCGAGCTGGAGGGCGACCGGCCCGCCAGCGGCACGTGGCATCCCTACCGCGTGATGTGCATGAGTGCCTCGGCCGATCCACTGGCGGCGCTGGCCTTCGGTTTCGGGACCGGATTCAACGACGACAACGAATGCATCTACATGGTGACGGTGTTGCGCCGTGACGAGCAGACGGGCGCGGAGATGGAACTGGCCGACGTGGTTCGCCCAACACGGCTATCGACGCACCTGCCGCCGCCCGCTGGACTGAGCGTCACCCGCTCCGGGTTCACCCGACCGCAGGTCACCGACGGCCCGTCGATGGATTCGGTGCGTATTGCCTGGGACCGGGCCATTTCCCCCGAAACCACCCCCTGGTTTAACGAGGAGGCGCCGCAGCCCGTCGCCTACGCTATCGGTCGGGTGGGACCGACGATCGGCTGGCGCAAGCTGTTGCTGACGCGGCGGGAGGCGGATGTGCGCGGCTGGCTCTCCTATGTGCCATCGGCCGCCTCGGGGGACATCAAGTCCGCGTTCCAGGACCATATCTTGCGCGAAAGCTTCATCGTACCGGAGGAGCCGTTTGCCGATCCAGTCGGCGCGGCCTTCACTTACTATGTCGCCGCACAGGACCTTTATGGGCGCTGGAGCCTGTGGAACCAGGTCGACTACACGACCGATACGGAGACCGCGCGCGCACCTGAACTGGTGTCGTTCACTCAAAGTGATGACGGCGCCATCCAGGTGGTTTTCAGCTGGGATTGGTCGGATCGCAGTCCGGCCTTCATGCAGGTCAACGTGAGCTGGGCCGACGACCCGGACACCATACTGGCCAGCCGCCGGCTTGACTTCAACGGCGCGTCAACGCCCGAGCCGGCCGGCGATGATATCGCCGCCCTGTCGCACGCGCTGAAGCCTGTGAGCTGGGGCGACGGCCAGGACAAGCGGCCGGGCGATCCCGGAACGCGGTTCTACAGCTGGACCGTGCCAGTGGTCGAGACGTTCGGACCGGGGCAGAGCAAGCGCGTCCTGCAGGCCTGGGCATTTGGCCAGAAGCAGATTCATCACATGCGTTTCGCCGACTGGATGATCAGCCCGCCGGGCCCACCGCGCCAGCTCGAACTCTACAACAGCCGCACACCCGGGACCCCGGCCATCGACCCTGTCGAGGCGCCGCTTTGGGCCAGCCTGCCGGACAGCATGGGGATCAGCCATTTCGATCTCAATTGGCATGCGGTCGAGGACGTCGCCGGATATCATGTCTATGAGGCCACGGAGACGGCGCTGCTGAGCGCGCTGAACCTGTCCGGACCGGATATTGCCCAGCCCCTGACCGAGCGTTTGCGCCTGTTGCGCGGCCGGGAGATCCAGAACCATCGGACCAGCTTCCGGCGCATTACGACCACGCCGCTGGCCGAGCCGCGCATGACCGTTCACCTGCCGCGGGGGTCGAGGGTCATGCACTTTTTCGCTATCACCGCGGAAACTGAAAATCATATGGCGTCGCACTGGCCGGCACAGAGCGATCAATTCGCCGCCGTCGCGGTGCCGCGTCTGGATATTCCTGAGCCGCCGTCCCTGTCGGTGTCGCTGATGGAAGGGGCCGTGCAACAGGCCAGGATTAGGGTTGAGTTGGCCACGGGTGGCGCCGGGCGCGTCGAGCTCTTTCGCGTCCGCAGTGTTTCGGCGGCAGCCGATATCGACAGCATGGGTCCAGTTCTGCAGGCGACGAATGCGGTGGATGGGATAGCCGAGTTCGTTGACGGCGCGATCGCGCCCGACTGGAGCCCCTATTACTACCGGGCGCAGGTCTGGTCTCAGCGGGATGACCAGCGTGGCATTGTGGAGGCTCGCTCGTCCTCCTCGCCCATGGTGTCTGTGCTGGTGCCCCCGCCGCCGCTGGCCGCACCAAGCGATCTTGTCGGCAACCAGGCGTTTTCGGTGGCCACTGCGTCACTTGTCAGTTGGCGGACGGAGGCGCCCAGGCGGAACACGCCGCTGGGACCCTTCAAGACGGTGCTCGAGATACGCGATAGTGACGCGACCGTGAGACGCTTGCGACTGGTTCAGGGCTTGCCCGACATCCCCGTATTGGACACTGCCGCGCTGCCGGAACCGGGGCTAGCGGGAGCGCCAACGATCTTCCAGCTCTCCTGGGGCGGCTCCAATCAGTATTTCGCCTGGGTCGAGCGCGATGCCGGTGCATCCTTCCACATGACGGCCAGAACTATCGATCCAAGGGGGATGATCGCCAGCGCAACGCTCGAGGTGCCGCCGCTTGCGCCAGATGCGGAATTCGTGACCGTGCCGGCCTGGAGCACCAAGGAAGAGGTCGAACAGGGCGACGATATGGGTGCCGTCATCTTCAGTGCCGAGAGCCTGGGATTGCGGGTAACGATGATATTCGACCAGGAACGGCCGGGATTTTTCAACGAGCAGGTGATTTCCATTTCCCCACCTCCCGGCAGCGTCGTGACGGCGGGGAGCCAGGTTACAGTAGTGATTAACCTGTCCCAACGCTGA
- a CDS encoding (2Fe-2S) ferredoxin domain-containing protein, producing MSPDAILYVISAQSLSKRKLAQLRADTASATTCASALIRIDGEGQSLPEAMLELCEAGHLKILVQPLGLPWSEALSVWLSGALSHWQKHDAPEGATVSIGDDVAASAAGVSALVGIVEASAKNARPASQAKPALGKPGWQNPPDFTHHLLVCTGARCHFRDAASLLLQLKGEIARQGISDRCLTARTGCLYPCNQGPMVAVYPRGEWYRLHDAESVARFVGDVLVDGETVPDLLIHTANSVRETQELSDEN from the coding sequence GTGTCACCTGATGCCATTCTATACGTCATTTCCGCTCAGAGCCTGAGCAAACGAAAACTCGCTCAACTTCGTGCCGATACCGCATCAGCAACGACCTGCGCGTCGGCACTCATCCGTATCGACGGCGAAGGTCAGAGCCTGCCAGAGGCCATGCTGGAGCTTTGTGAGGCCGGACACCTCAAGATCCTCGTGCAACCGCTTGGCTTGCCATGGTCCGAGGCGCTTTCGGTCTGGCTCTCCGGCGCACTGTCGCATTGGCAAAAGCATGACGCTCCCGAAGGGGCGACCGTGTCGATCGGAGACGACGTCGCTGCATCTGCAGCTGGCGTGAGCGCTCTGGTCGGCATCGTCGAAGCGAGTGCCAAAAATGCTCGACCGGCGTCACAGGCCAAGCCGGCATTGGGTAAGCCTGGCTGGCAAAATCCTCCCGATTTCACACATCACTTGCTGGTGTGCACGGGGGCTCGATGTCATTTCCGCGACGCCGCTTCGCTGCTCTTGCAGTTGAAAGGCGAAATCGCGCGGCAGGGCATCTCTGACAGATGCCTCACTGCTCGCACGGGCTGTCTCTATCCGTGTAATCAGGGCCCGATGGTCGCCGTCTATCCCCGCGGAGAGTGGTACCGCCTCCATGATGCCGAGAGTGTCGCGCGTTTTGTCGGCGATGTGCTGGTGGACGGGGAAACCGTCCCCGACCTGCTGATCCATACTGCCAACTCGGTCCGCGAGACGCAGGAGCTCTCTGACGAGAATTGA
- the nrdF gene encoding class 1b ribonucleoside-diphosphate reductase subunit beta → MNIHVKPLSRVRAINWNRVQDDKDLEVWNRLTSNFWLPEKVPLSNDIPSWGTLTPEEQKLTIRVFTGLTLLDTIQNGVGAIRLMADVQTPHEEAVLSNISFMEAVHARSYSSIFSTLCLTPDVDDAYRWSEENEFLQRKAQLIMEQYDGADPLKKKVASVFLESFLFYSGFYLPMYWSSRAKLTNTADLIRLIIKDEAVHGYYIGYKFQRQLELVSEERRQEIKDFAFDFLLELYDNEARYTEDLYDGVGLSEDVKQFLHYNANKALMNLGYEALFPPEACKVNAAILSALSPNADENHDFFSGSGSSYVIGKAIATEDEDWDF, encoded by the coding sequence ATGAATATCCACGTAAAGCCTCTCAGCCGCGTTCGCGCCATCAACTGGAACCGCGTGCAGGACGACAAGGACCTTGAGGTCTGGAACCGGCTGACCAGCAATTTCTGGTTGCCCGAGAAAGTGCCTCTCTCCAACGACATTCCAAGTTGGGGAACGCTCACACCTGAAGAACAGAAGCTGACGATCCGCGTCTTCACCGGCCTCACTTTGCTCGACACCATCCAGAATGGGGTAGGCGCGATCCGACTGATGGCCGACGTCCAGACGCCGCATGAAGAAGCGGTGCTGTCTAACATCTCCTTTATGGAAGCTGTCCACGCACGCTCCTACTCGTCGATCTTCTCGACGCTGTGCCTGACGCCCGATGTCGACGATGCCTATCGCTGGTCGGAGGAAAATGAGTTCCTGCAGCGCAAAGCGCAGCTGATTATGGAGCAGTATGACGGCGCCGATCCGCTGAAGAAGAAGGTGGCCTCGGTGTTTCTCGAGAGCTTCCTGTTCTATTCCGGCTTCTACCTGCCGATGTACTGGTCGAGCCGCGCCAAGCTGACCAACACTGCCGACCTCATTCGCCTCATCATCAAGGACGAGGCCGTGCATGGCTATTATATCGGCTACAAATTCCAGCGTCAGCTGGAGCTTGTCTCGGAAGAGCGTCGCCAGGAGATCAAGGATTTTGCTTTCGATTTCCTGCTCGAACTCTACGACAACGAGGCCCGCTATACCGAGGACCTCTATGATGGCGTCGGGCTCTCCGAGGACGTGAAGCAGTTCCTTCATTACAACGCCAACAAGGCGCTGATGAATCTCGGCTACGAAGCCCTGTTCCCGCCGGAAGCCTGCAAGGTGAACGCGGCCATTCTCTCGGCGCTGTCGCCCAATGCCGACGAAAACCACGACTTCTTCTCCGGCTCTGGTTCCAGCTATGTCATCGGCAAGGCGATCGCCACCGAGGATGAAGACTGGGATTTCTGA
- the nrdE gene encoding class 1b ribonucleoside-diphosphate reductase subunit alpha has translation MTLDRTEERPATKGHDQTLDFHALNAMLNLYDDEGHIQFDKDKQAAHQYFLQHVNQNTVFFHNLREKLEYLVAEGYYEQSVLDQYSFNFKRDLFDHAYDKKFRFPTFLGAFKYYTSYTLKTFDGKRYLERYEDRVCMVAMALARGEEKLARDLVDEIMAGRFQPATPTFLNAGKQQRGELVSCFLLRVEDNMESIGRSINSALQLSKRGGGVALSLTNIREMGAPIKQIENQSSGVLPVMKLLEDSFSYANQLGARQGAGAVYLHAHHPDILRFLDTKRENADEKIRIKTLSLGVVIPDITFELARDNEDMYLFSPYDIEKVYGVPMTEISVTEKYREMVEDGRIRKKKIKAREFFQILAEIQFESGYPYIMFEDSVNKANPIAGRISMSNLCSEILQVSEASEFGDDLSYTKMGKDISCNLGSLNIAAAMDSPDFGHTIETAIRGLTAVSDMSDIASVPSVAAGNADSHAIGLGAMNLHGYLARERIFYGSDEGIDFTNMYFYTVTYHAIRASNLIATEREQIFKGFEKSKYADGTYFDKYTTQEWKPATERIAKIFEDAGIHIPTQEDWKDLKAKVMMTGLYNQNLQAVPPTGSISYINHSTSSIHPIVSKIEIRKEGKIGRVYYPAAFMTNDNLEYYQDAYEIGPEKIIDTYAAATQHVDQGLSLTLFFRDTATTRDINKAQIYAWKKGIKTIYYIRLRQLALEGTEVQGCVSCAL, from the coding sequence CTGACACTAGACCGCACCGAAGAACGCCCCGCCACCAAAGGGCACGACCAGACGCTGGATTTCCATGCGCTCAATGCCATGCTCAACCTCTATGACGATGAGGGGCACATCCAGTTCGACAAGGACAAGCAGGCGGCGCACCAGTATTTCCTGCAGCATGTGAACCAGAACACCGTGTTCTTCCACAATTTGCGAGAGAAGCTCGAATATCTCGTCGCCGAGGGCTATTACGAGCAGTCCGTGCTCGATCAGTACAGCTTCAACTTCAAGCGCGACCTGTTCGACCACGCCTATGACAAGAAGTTCCGCTTCCCGACATTCCTCGGCGCGTTCAAATACTACACCAGCTATACGCTCAAGACCTTCGACGGGAAGCGCTATCTCGAGCGTTATGAGGACCGCGTCTGCATGGTGGCGATGGCGCTGGCCCGCGGCGAGGAAAAACTCGCCCGCGATCTCGTGGACGAAATCATGGCCGGCCGTTTCCAGCCGGCGACACCGACCTTTCTCAATGCCGGCAAGCAGCAGCGCGGCGAGCTGGTGTCGTGCTTCCTGTTGCGCGTCGAAGACAATATGGAGTCGATCGGCCGCTCGATCAATTCGGCGCTGCAATTGTCCAAGCGGGGCGGCGGGGTGGCGCTGAGCCTCACCAACATCCGCGAGATGGGCGCCCCCATCAAGCAGATCGAAAACCAGTCGTCAGGCGTGCTGCCGGTCATGAAGCTGCTCGAAGACAGCTTCTCCTATGCCAATCAGCTTGGCGCGCGTCAGGGGGCCGGCGCGGTGTACCTCCACGCCCATCACCCCGATATCCTTCGCTTCCTCGACACCAAGCGCGAAAACGCCGACGAGAAGATCCGCATCAAGACGCTGTCTCTGGGCGTCGTCATCCCCGACATCACCTTCGAATTGGCCAGGGACAACGAGGATATGTACCTGTTCTCGCCCTATGACATCGAGAAGGTCTATGGCGTACCCATGACCGAGATTTCGGTGACGGAAAAATACCGGGAAATGGTCGAGGACGGCCGGATCAGGAAGAAGAAGATCAAGGCGCGCGAGTTCTTCCAGATCCTCGCCGAGATCCAGTTCGAGAGCGGCTATCCCTACATCATGTTCGAGGACAGTGTGAACAAGGCGAACCCGATCGCCGGCCGCATCAGCATGTCCAACCTCTGCTCGGAGATCCTGCAGGTCAGCGAAGCCAGCGAATTCGGCGACGACCTGAGCTACACGAAGATGGGCAAGGACATCTCGTGCAATCTCGGCTCGCTCAATATTGCCGCAGCGATGGATTCGCCGGACTTCGGCCACACGATCGAGACGGCCATTCGCGGGCTGACCGCGGTTTCGGACATGAGCGATATTGCCTCAGTGCCCTCGGTCGCGGCGGGCAATGCCGATAGCCACGCCATTGGTCTGGGCGCGATGAATTTGCACGGCTATCTCGCCCGTGAGCGTATCTTCTACGGTTCGGACGAAGGCATCGATTTCACCAACATGTATTTCTACACGGTGACCTATCACGCCATCCGCGCCTCGAACCTGATCGCCACGGAGCGGGAGCAGATTTTCAAGGGTTTTGAGAAGTCGAAATATGCCGATGGCACCTATTTCGATAAGTACACCACCCAGGAATGGAAGCCTGCCACCGAAAGGATCGCCAAGATTTTCGAGGATGCCGGCATCCACATTCCGACCCAGGAAGACTGGAAAGACCTCAAGGCCAAGGTGATGATGACCGGCCTTTACAACCAGAACCTGCAGGCGGTGCCGCCGACCGGGTCGATCTCCTATATTAACCACTCGACGTCCTCGATCCACCCGATCGTCTCCAAGATCGAGATCCGCAAGGAAGGCAAGATCGGCCGCGTCTATTACCCCGCTGCCTTCATGACCAATGACAATCTGGAATACTACCAGGACGCCTATGAGATCGGCCCGGAAAAGATCATCGACACCTATGCGGCGGCCACCCAGCATGTCGATCAGGGACTGTCGCTGACCCTCTTCTTCCGCGATACCGCGACGACCCGCGATATCAACAAGGCGCAGATCTACGCCTGGAAGAAGGGCATCAAGACCATTTATTACATCCGCCTGCGCCAGCTCGCCCTTGAGGGCACTGAAGTGCAGGGCTGTGTTTCCTGCGCGCTCTGA
- the nrdI gene encoding class Ib ribonucleoside-diphosphate reductase assembly flavoprotein NrdI, whose protein sequence is MGILVYYSSTSGTTHRFFQKLGLAGLRLPVDAASEPPLVSEPFVLLLPSYGGNGGKGAVPKPVIRFLNVEANRSLIRGVIAAGNTNFGADFCRAGTVVAQKCSVPLLYRFELLGTDEDVATVKEGLERFWTP, encoded by the coding sequence GTGGGCATCCTCGTCTACTATTCAAGCACATCCGGCACTACCCATCGCTTCTTTCAAAAGCTGGGCCTTGCCGGCCTGCGCCTGCCGGTGGATGCGGCAAGTGAGCCGCCTCTGGTGAGCGAACCCTTCGTGTTGCTGTTGCCAAGCTATGGCGGCAATGGCGGCAAGGGAGCCGTGCCCAAGCCGGTCATCCGCTTCCTCAATGTGGAAGCCAATCGCAGCCTGATCCGCGGCGTCATCGCGGCGGGCAATACCAATTTCGGCGCAGATTTCTGCCGGGCCGGCACTGTCGTCGCGCAGAAATGCTCCGTGCCTCTCCTCTATCGTTTCGAACTGCTCGGAACCGATGAGGATGTCGCCACTGTCAAAGAAGGACTCGAACGGTTTTGGACGCCCTGA
- the nrdH gene encoding glutaredoxin-like protein NrdH, giving the protein MPITVYSKPACVQCTATTRALDRKGIAYTLVDISQDADAYALVEGLGYRQVPVVVAGERHWAGFRPDMIGALS; this is encoded by the coding sequence ATGCCCATTACCGTTTACAGCAAGCCCGCCTGTGTCCAGTGCACTGCCACGACCCGCGCTCTCGACCGTAAGGGGATCGCTTACACGCTTGTGGACATTTCCCAGGATGCCGACGCCTATGCCCTGGTCGAAGGCCTGGGTTATCGCCAGGTGCCGGTCGTTGTCGCCGGTGAGCGGCACTGGGCCGGATTTCGCCCTGACATGATCGGCGCCTTGAGCTGA
- a CDS encoding VOC family protein, translating to MTMPIGPSFIALQVRDLAASAAFYKNVFGFSAQERNPPGAVVFTTKPIALALREPLRPLAESGPLGTGMVLWIACEDADAFHDQVVERGGTILSPVNDGPFGRFFVANDPDGYALTFHTASARIA from the coding sequence ATGACAATGCCGATCGGACCTTCCTTCATTGCCTTGCAGGTGCGCGATCTCGCGGCATCCGCCGCGTTCTACAAGAACGTTTTCGGTTTTTCGGCACAGGAGCGAAATCCGCCCGGCGCGGTCGTCTTCACGACCAAGCCGATCGCGCTGGCGCTGCGCGAACCGCTGCGGCCCCTGGCCGAAAGCGGTCCGCTCGGAACAGGTATGGTACTGTGGATCGCCTGCGAGGATGCCGACGCCTTTCACGACCAAGTCGTCGAGCGCGGCGGCACGATCTTGAGCCCGGTCAATGACGGCCCGTTCGGCCGGTTTTTTGTGGCCAACGATCCCGATGGCTACGCGCTCACCTTCCACACTGCCTCGGCTCGAATCGCCTGA
- a CDS encoding MarR family transcriptional regulator, whose product MRKMTPSSGEAWIGYSLKITQHRLRQRLEAQLAGTGVTAAQNAVLLAIGHNPQISNASLARAAFVTPQSMLGMLVTLERDGFILRTPHPEHGRIIMSELTEKGKAAAEAGAVASETVERQMLAGLTKDEAKLLGELLHRCAEALEGKEK is encoded by the coding sequence ATGCGCAAGATGACCCCATCGAGTGGGGAGGCCTGGATCGGCTACAGTTTGAAAATCACCCAGCATCGACTGCGCCAGCGCCTCGAAGCCCAGCTGGCTGGCACAGGCGTGACGGCGGCGCAAAATGCAGTTCTGCTGGCCATAGGCCACAATCCGCAGATATCGAATGCCTCGCTGGCGCGCGCGGCCTTCGTGACACCCCAATCCATGCTGGGCATGCTCGTTACCCTTGAGCGGGATGGTTTCATCCTGCGCACTCCCCATCCCGAGCATGGCCGGATCATCATGTCGGAGCTGACGGAAAAGGGGAAAGCCGCCGCTGAGGCCGGCGCGGTGGCGTCTGAGACGGTGGAGCGGCAGATGCTGGCCGGGCTGACGAAAGACGAGGCAAAACTGCTGGGTGAACTTCTTCACCGCTGCGCCGAGGCGCTTGAGGGGAAAGAAAAATGA